Genomic DNA from bacterium:
AAGATGATATTCCCAGCCTGGTCAATCATTTTATGTCAAAGTTTAACAATAAATTTAAAAAAAATATCCACTATATATCACCGAATGCGTTGAAGGTGATTACTAATTACGATTGGCCGGGAAATATTAGAGAATTAGAAAATGTAATTGAGCATTCATTTGTTGTTTGTAACTCAGATGCAATTAAAACAGAACATCTTCCTTAAAGTTACAAGGATATTTTAAAAAGTTAAACCTAAATGAGAATGAAGCCGAAAGTAAAACGCCATTTGAACAGGCTGAAAGACAGTTAATACAATCCACTCTTCGGAAGCATAATGGAAATCGTTCACAAACTGCAATTGAACTAGGCATTAATAAAAGTACGCTATGGCGAAAAATGAAAAAGTATGAGCTTTAGATTTTCATTTAATAAATATTGGTCTGGAATTTGTTACTTAGTATATACTAACCTAACGGAGTATAAATGAAAGTAGCAATCTGTATAAAATATATTAACGGTAATCCAAGATTTGCTGATACGCTTGGAAACTCAGATCAATTCTTTATTTATGACATAGAGAAGAAAAATCTTAATGATAAGTTCACAAATCACTTTAAATCTTCACCTACTTCTGAAATATTTTGTGCACAGATACTTATAAAAAGAGGCGTAAATGCTGTGGTTTGTGGTAAGTGTGGAAAGGATGCCAAAAATCTTTTTAATGAAGCGAATATTGATGTAATTGAAAATGTTTCCATGAGGCCGACTGAATTTGTAAATCTCCTTTACGCTAAATTCAAAGAAAATAAACGTATAGCAGTATAAATATCCGGATTTATTATGGGGTTATTCTTAAACTGTTTCAATCACCTTACCATTTATATTAATCATATCGGTGAAGTAACTTACTTATATTAATCTTTTTATTTTGCCTCTTATTTTTTCCTAAATTATAAACTATTGTCTATAAAACAATCCGAATAGTATTGGTAAAGAGCTTCGTTTACACTCTTTTTGAAAGTAATATATGTTTCCACTCCTCATTTTGCAATCTTTTTAATATATCGAAATATTAATCCCATCATTTGTAACAACTATTATATTCATCCTTTGTTCCTTTCAGATTCATAAAAAACTTCGTTTGACTGTTAAAACACTATTCAGCTATTTTAATGAAAATATATTCTTTTCCTTAACTCAGCTTTAGTAACTTTCCCTGTAAAAACAGTTTTATGCTACTTTGTATATCAGCTTCTGATGCCAAAAATATTTCAACATTAGCTTTATTAAATTCTTGCTCTATTTTTGGATTCATTGCATACAATATTATTAAATCACAATCAGTCAGGATTTGAGCAACTCTAGCATATGAATCTTCAGTAAAATCTAAAACCTGTCCGCTCATTTGAGCAAGTTTTCTATATTGCTTATTCTGAATTTTACCCTCTTCTATATCAAAAATCATAAATCCAAGGGCGAACCTTAAGTGATAAATTATATTAATTTTATCGTTTGTTGGGATAGCAATTTTCATTTCTGATTACCTTTTATCTTTTAGGCTGGAATGTTTAATCTATTAGTTCAATTAGTTTGCCAACCCTAGATAAAGATTTGAATAAACGAAGTGCTGATAACAACTACTTAATCTCATCTAAAAATTTTTTGAATTTAAAATCATATTGCAATTCTTATATGAAGTTCGAACTGTGAGTTGCAGATTTGCAATATTATCCCCACTCTTGATGGCAAATCGGAGAGATTCATTTTAAAAAATATTATAAATGTTGGCTTCGTTGTTGCATCAGTATTACGATAGAAATTTAATACAAGGTTCGAAAACTATTTTGGATTGGAGGAAAAGATGAGCCTAACGAAAAATATAGAAAAATATGAGGGAAGAGATCAATACAGCCTTGTATATGAGGTGTGTTTAATAATAGCACTTCTGATTATGATTCTTATAGTTTTATTTCTATAGAATGAAGCGATCCCGGCAATAGAAAGAGTAATGTTCTTCAGGTTCTACAATATATAAGTCTTTAATTGACTTAAGTCAAAGATTATTGTTCGCCTGAATGTTAGGTTGTTGTTGAGCATAGAATTAAAGTAGAAGGAGCCACAAAATGAGCGAATTAAAAAGAGAGAGTTTAAAGAAGGAGAGTGCTGACCGCTCCCTTTATGGACTTTTCAATAAATGAAGAAGTTGAGAAGTTGAGAAAAGAACCAGCCTGGCTTAAGGGGGATCGAAATGCCGTCACTTTGCAAAAAGATTCAAATTTGCGTGTCGTGCTTACATCGTTACGGAAGGGAACTACTTTACATGAACATAAAGTCGTTGGTCCGATTACACTTTTTGTATTATCTGGTAAACTGAATTTTATAGTAGGACTTGAAAAAGTTAGTGTGGGAGCCAATGAATTTATTGTCTTAGAGAAAGCAATCCCTCACAATGTAGAAGCTCTGGAAGATGTGGCTTTCATCCTAACTTTAATTCAGCCTCAACAATATTTTGAAATTAATCAAAAAGAACACAAAGATTAGAATTTAAATCTAATACGGAACTTTTTTAAGAGTTAAGGAAATTTATGGACAAGGATTATAAACGAAATCCTGAAATTGAAGAAATAGAAACCAGCGAGTGGCTTTACTCGCTCGATTATGTTTTTGAACACGGCGGACCTGAAAGAGTTCGTGAGTTACTTCAGCAATTGCAGATTCGTGCACACAAAGCCGGAGTTCAAATTCCATTCACAGCTAATACTCCGTACATTAATACAATCCCAAGAGAAAAGCAGCCTCCTTTTCCAGGCAACAGGGAAATTGAAAGAAGAATAAAATCTCTTTTGCGTTGGAATGCAATGGCAATGGTTGTAAAGGCAAACAAGTTGGAGGCAGGTATAGGGGGTCACATTTCAACTTATGCGAGTGCTGCAACTTTATTTGAGATCGGTTTTAATCACTTTTTCAGAGGAAGGGGAAATGGGTATGAAGGCGACCAGGTTTATTTTCAGGGTCATGCGTCTCCCGGAATTTATGCACGTGCATTTCTTGAAGGAAGAATTTCAAAAGAACAATTAAAAAATTTCAGAAATGAATTTGCAAAGGGCGGAGGATTATCTTCTTATCCTCATCCATGGTTGATGCCTGAGTTCTGGGAATTTCCTACAGTGTCGATGGGGCTCGGACCAATTATGGCAATCTACCAGGCAAGGTTCAATCGTTATCTTGAAGATCGCGGCTTGAAAAAAGATACCGGAAGTAAAGTCTGGGCATTTCTTGGTGATGGTGAAACTGATGAGCCGGAAACCCTGGGTGCAATCACTCTTGCATCAAGAGAACGACTTGATAATTTAATTTTTGTAATCAACTGCAACTTGCAAAGACTTGATGGACCGGTCCGCGGTAACGGAAAAATTATCCAGGAACTTGAAGCAGCTTTCCGTGGTGCCGGATGGAATGTGATAAAAGTTATCTGGGGTGAGGATTGGGATCCGCTTTTAGAGAAGGATAAAGATGGAAAGCTGGTTAAGCGAATGGGTGAGGTCGTTGACGGTCAATATCAGAAATACACTGTTGAGAGTGGCGCTTATTTCCGTGAACATTTCTTTGGAGTTGATGAAGAGTTAAAGGATATGGTCGCTGGTATGTCTAATGAAGATTTGAAAAAAATGAAAAGAGGCGGTCACGATCCTGAAAAAGTTTATGCTGCTTTCAGTGCTGCGGTAAATCATAAAGGTTCGCCAACAGTTATTCTTGCCAAGACAATAAAAGGCTACGGACTTGGTGAAAGTGGCGAGGGAAAGAACATCACCCATCAGCAGAAAAAATTAAATGAAGATGAGATGAAGGAATTCCGTGCACGATTTGGTATTCCAATTTCTGATGAACAGATTCATAACGATCCTTTCTTCAGGCCTGATGAAGACAGTGCTGAAATAAAATATTTAACTGAAAGAAGAAAAGCACTCGGCGGATACGTGCCTTCAAGAAAAACAAATTTGAAGCCGATAAAAACGCCTGATGAATCACTATTTGAAGAATTCTACAAAGGTACTGAAGGAAGAGAAGTTTCAACAACGATGGTGTTTGTAAGAATTCTTGCAAAGCTTTTAAAGGATGCCGAAATTGGAAAAAATATTGTCCCGATTGTTCCTGATGAAGCAAGAACGTTTGGAATGGAATCTCTCTTCCGTCAAGTTGGAATATATGCACACGCAGGACAGTTGTATGAACCTGTTGATGCAGACAGTCTTCTCTACTACAAAGAAATTAAAAACGGACAGATACTCGAGGAAGGAATTACTGAAGCTGGCTCGATGTCCTCTTTCATCGCTGCGGGAACTTCTTATCTGAATCATGGATTAAATATGATCCCGTTCTTCATTTATTACTCGATGTTTGGATTGCAGAGAGTTGGCGATCTTGTTTGGGCTGCTGGTGATGCAGGAGTGAGAGGTTTTATGCTTGGTGGAACATCGGGCAGAACCACGTTGAATGGTGAAGGACTACAGCATCAGGATGGACATAGTCATCTTCTGGCCTATGCTGTTCCCAATATGGTTGCATACGATCCCGCTTTCGCATTTGAGCTTGCTGTTATTATCCGCGATGGAATAAAAAGGATGTTCGAAGACCAGGAAAGAGTTTTTTACTATATCACCTTGATGAATGAAAACTATCCAATGCCTGAAATGCCAAAAGGTGCAAAGGAAGGAATTCTTAAAGGAATGTATAAATTCAAACCTTCAAAAATGAAAGATGAAAAACTTAAAGCACAGCTTTTTGGCAGTGGAACAATTCTAAATGAAGTACTTAAGGCTCAGGTAATTCTTGAGAAGGATTACAAAGTCGCTGCTGATGTCTGGAGTGTTACAAGCTATAAAGAATTGAGAAGAGAAGCTCTTGAAGTTGAAAGATGGAATATGCTGAATCCTGATAAGAAGCAGAAGACTTCGTACATCACTCAATCTCTTTCGAAGGAAGAAGGAGTTTTTGTAGCTGCATCGGATTATGTAAAAGCACTTCCTGATTCAATATCAAAGTGGTTTCCTGGAAGACTACACTCATTAGGAACTGATGGATTTGGTAGGAGTGCTTCTAGAAAAGATCTCAGGGATTTCTTTGAGGTTGATTACAGGCATGTTATTTATACTACTCTTGGTGCACTAGTTAAAGAAGGAAAGATAAAAGAAACAGATCTCGAAAAAGCAAAAAAAGATCTGGAGATAAATCCGAATAAATTAAATCCTCTGATTTCTTAGTTGGTAAATTTTTATTCTGAATGAATCAGATGGAAATTTTCGAAAAATCCTGGTGTTTTTGTAATCCGTTCAGAATAAAAAAATAAACTTAAAAATAAAAAGCAAATCAAACTGATTGATGGTAATAGAATTTAAATTGCCCGATTTAGGGGAGAATATCAAATCTGCTGATGTGATAAATGTCCTTGTGAAAAGGGGAGACATGATCATAAAAGATCAGGGTGTGATTGATATTGAAACAGATAAGGCGACTGTTGAAGTTCCATCTTCAGTCGAAGGAAAGGTTGTTGAAGTTAATGTAAAGACCGGTGATAAAGTAAAGGTGGGTGATGTTTTAATAAAAGTTGAGTCGTTAGTAACTGTTTCTACGCCAATGGTGGAGACATCAAAAGTAAAATTAGAATCCACTAAAAAACCTATTGCTGAAATTTCTATAAATGATGAACATCTAAAAGGTGAATTACCGGAATTCAAGTCTGGTGAGCATGATGATCAGCTGCCGATACTTCGCGGTTCAGCGCCTGCAGCGCCATCTGTTAGAAGAATTGCAAGAGAACTTGGCGTCGATATAAACAAAGTCCCCGGTTCTGGTGAAAACGGAAGAATCTCGATGGATGACGTAAAAGTTTATGTGAAAAATATTTTGCAGGTCAAAGGTGAAGAAGTTGGAATCGGAATAAAGAAAGAGGCTATGCTAGATTTTACGAAGTACGGAAAAGTTGAACGAGTCGCGATGAGCAAGATTCGTGAGAAGACCGCAACTCACTTGAGTTATGCCTGGTCGGTAATTCCGCATGTTACTCAGTTCGATAAAACTGATATAACAGAATTTGAAAAAGATAGAAGAGAACTCAGTAAAAAAGTCGAAGAGCACGGTGCAAAGCTCACGGTAACTGGTATCCTCATTAAAATCATTGCAGAAGGAATGAAAAAGTTTCCACAGTTTAACAGCAGCATTGATATTGATAAGATGGAAGTCATCTACAAAAAATATATCAATATCGGAGTTGCAGTTGATACTGAATTCGGTTTGCTTGTTCCGGTAATTAAAAATGCTGACAAGAAGAATCTAATTGAAATATCTGTTGAATTGAATCAACTTGCACAAAAAGCCCGTGACAAAAAATTATCTCTGGAAGAAATGCAAGGAGGTTGTTTTACAATTACAAATCTTGGTGGAATCGGGGGGACATACTTCACTCCAATTATTAATTCACCTGAAGTAGCTATCCTTGGTGTATCACGCGGAAACTATGAACTCGTTTACAACAAAGAAGGAAACTTTGAACCGAGGTTAATGCTTCCACTTTCGCTTTCTTATGATCATCGAATTATTGACGGTGCTGATGCTATTCAATTTTTAAGATGGATTTGTGAAGCGCTTGAAAAGCCATTGAAAATATTTATGTGAAATTAACTTGAGACCATTGAAAATTTATGTCTGATAATATAAATATTGCCGTAATCGGTGCCGGACCCGGGGGATACGCTGCGGCTTTCCTTGCAGCAGATCTTGGAATGAACGTAACATTAATTGATAAAGATAAAAATCCCGGTGGTGTTTGTCTTTATCGTGGTTGTATTCCCTCCAAAGCACTGCTTCACGTTGCAAAACTTCTCGATGAAACTGAACACGCAAAAAACTGGGGAATAGAATTTTCGAAACCGAATATTGATCTGGATAAACTGCGTGACTGGAAAAACAAAGTTGTTGAAAAACTTACAAGCGGAGTTGGATCAGTAGCCAAATTCCGAAAAGTGAATTATATGCAGGGAACTGCTATTTTCAAAAATTCTACAACACTTATCATTGATAAAAAAGACCTGCCTGCCGGACAGGCAGGTGGCGTCAAGGAAGAGATGAAATTTGATAAAATAGTAATTGCAACCGGTTCAAGGATTGCTACTATTCCATCACTGAATATTGGAAGTAAAAGATTACTGAACTCAACCTCTGCACTTGATCTTCCTGCAATTCCAAAATCACTTCTTGTAATTGGCGGTGGCTATATTGGACTCGAGCTTGGTTCAGTTTACCAGGCACTTGGCTCAAAAGTTTCCGTAGTGGAAATGCTTGACGGATTGCTTCCCGGTGCAGACCGCGATCTCGTTTCTCATCTTTCTAAAAGATTAAAAGAAAAGTTTGAAAGCATAATGCTCAACTCAAAGGTTGTTGAAATGAAGGAAGTTAAAGATGGAATTCAGGTAAAGATTCAGTCCGCCGAAGGCGGAGCTGAAGGAAGGATTACAGAACAAACTTATGATTATGTTTTAATGTCTATCGGCAGAAAGCCAGATACATCCGGACTCGGATTGGAAAACACAAAAGTAAAAGTGAATGAACGTGGCTGGATAAAAGTAAATAACCAGATGAAAACAAATGATCCTGATATATATGCAATTGGCGATATTGTCGGTGAACCGATGCTTGCACATAAAGCTTCGCACGAAGGACGAGTTGCAGTCGAAGTAATTGCAGGACATAAATCAGTTTTTGAACCGATGGCTATTCCCGCTGTTGTTTTCACTGATCCGGAAATTGCGTGGGCAGGATTGACAGAAAATCAGGCAAAAGAAAAAAAGATTGATTACGAAGTTGCGAAGTTTTCATGGGCTGCTTCAGGAAGAGCAGTTACCTTAGACAGAAATGATGGCGTAACAAAAATATTAGTTGATCCATCAACACAAAGAATTCTTGGAATAGGAATTTGCGGTCCCGGTGCCGGTGAATTAATTGCAGAAGGTGTACTTGCAATTGAAATGGGTGCAAACCTAACAGATTTGAAGTTAACAATTCATCCTCATCCTACTTTATCAGAAACGATTATGGAAGCTGCTGAAGTTTTCTTCGGACAAAGCACACACGTTTACAGACCGAAGAAGAGTTAGCTATGTCTGTAACTGTTATCTAATAGTTTGCCAACCTTAAATAAAGACCTGAATTAATATAGCATTGATAACACCCGCCAAATCCCATCTAAAATTATTTGAATTCATAAATGGCATTGCAATTCTTATATGAACTCGTTCGAATGGTCGCAAATCTGCAATGATGCTATCTAACTTGAAGATATAACATGCGAGAACCTGTGAATGAGAATGACCTGTAACACCGCAGTCTCTTATAAGGATCCGAATGGAGCAATCCTATAAATAAGAATATTTTATTTCTTTTATTGAATTTTCTTCTTTCTTTAGTAAATATATGTTAACGATATTTTTTACCTTATGTGAATGATTAACACTTCCTTATGTGTTATGTTTGATTTGTAACTAAACAACGAAAAATAAAATGAAAGGAACAGCTATATGAAATCCTTAGAAAATAAAGTAGCTATTGTTACGGGTGCTGGGTCGGGCATTGGAAAAGCTTCAGCCTTATTGTTTGCAAAGGAAGGTGCCAAAGTAATTGTGTCAGACATCAGTGAAGCGAACGGTATTAAGGCAGTTGATGAAATTAAAAAAGTAGCTGGGGAAGCTTTCTTCATCAAAGCTGATTCCTCAAAGCCATCAGACAATGAGATGTTGGTAAAACAAACTATTGAAAAATTTGGTTCGCTTGATATTGCTGTAAACAATGCTGGTATCGGTGGTCCGGTTGCCGCCACAGGCGAATATCCTATTGACGGCTGGCAAAAAGTAATTGACATTAATTTATCGGGTGTCTTTTATGGTTTACGTTATCAAATTCCCGCTATGAGAGAAAAGGGCGGCAGCATTGTAAACATTGCATCCATACTTGGAAACACAGGTGCTAAATTTTCTCCCGCTTATGTTGCTGCAAAACACGGTGTGGTGGGATTGACGAAAGCCGCTGCATTGGAATATGCCGATAAAAAAATCCGTATCAATGCTGTTGGACCGGGTTATATAAAAACACCCCTGATTTACAATTCGCTTGATGAAGCTACATTAAATTCTTTAGTGGGATTACATCCAATCGGTCGTTTAGGAGAAGCTGAAGAAATTGCTGAACTGATACTTTGGCTGGCATCATCTAAATCATCATTTGTAACGGGTGCTTATTATCCTGCTGATGGTGGATACCTGGCTCAATAATAATTGTTGCGCAGTGCTGTGGACTGATTGGTTATTTCTTTTGGATTGATTAATAAAGAAGCCAAAGCATTGCGCTACTTTTATTGAACATAATTATTACTTATGAAAGATGCTGTCAGAAAATAGTTTATTTAATGACCTAAAAGTATAAACTTTATCTCAGCATAAGTATAATCGTAATTATAACGAAAATGGAATTTATAAAAAGAATAAACTAAATTAGTTTAATTAACGAGTCGGTTTACAAAAAATGTGAAAGAAAATACACCAACACACTGCAGCCAATATGATATTTATATATTTCTATATATTGCAAAACAACTTTTTCATTAGTACAATAAGCCAATGTAAATATATGATAAATCCTGAGCCTACTCTATCCGAAACCTTGAAAGTCTTAAAAGCACAAGGCTATACGGAAGATTTCAACCTCAAAGCTGATTGCATCGACTGCCGTAGTGGTCATTTGAAAATTTTTCCGTCTGATTTTCAGGTTGATCAATATTTTCGTTTTGAAGGTCAAACTGATCCTGCCGATCAAGCTGTCTTGTATGCTATTTCCTCTGAAAAGCATAAAATAAAAGGTGTGCTGGTCAATGCTTATGGTGTTTATTCAGATCCGCTTACAGATGAATTACTTGCTAAATTAAAAATTAATTGATTTCTTTTCTCCAAAATGTATTTGAACTTTTAAAGGATTACAATTGGAACTTCTCCAACTCATTGATATTGCGGGCATAGCAGCTTTTAGCATCTCAGGCGTTTTTGCTGCGATGGAAAAAAAACTTGATATCTTCGGAGTTTTTATCATCGCCTTTATTACTGCACTTGGTGGTGGCACATTGCGTGATGTTTTAATCGGGAATGTTCCTGTGAGCTGGATGTACGATTTAAGCTATAGTATAATTGTGCTGATCAGTACTTTAGTAGCCATCCTGTTTACAAATGTAATCCATAACTATCATAAAATACTTTTGGTTTTTGATTCGCTGGGACTAAGTTTCTTCACTATCCTTGGTATACAGAAGGGAATAAACCTTGAACTTCATCCTGCAATTTGTATTGCACTCGGAACTATTACTGCCTGTTTTGGTGGTGTACTCAGAGATATTTCTTTAAATAACATTCCGCTTATTTTTCAAAAAGAGATTTATGCTACTGCTTGTATTTTCGGTGGGATAGTTTACTTTATATTGCTGAAATTAGGTATACCTGAAATTTCGCTTGAAGCATTTTGTATTGCAGCAATCGTGACACTCAGGCTGATTGCGGTGCGATACAACTGGCGGCTTCCCGCTATATATAGTAAATCATCTATAGAATAATTTAATTTGGTATAACGGAAAATCATCAGCATACGCAATTTCATCTCCCGAATATATTCCGTAAAAAATCAGTCTGCTCCCTATCTCAAATAACACCTCAGTCTCTTAGCAGATGATACATAATAACTATCTTACACATAATACTTTAAGCAAATTTGCATAGGTTAACTCAATTATTTAACCTATGTGAATGCGTAAGTGTAAACTTCATCTTACTTTTGACTCAGTGATTATTCAAAATATAATCAAATAAAATGAAAGGAAAATTCATACGGAAAATTCAGCTAGAAAAGTCGTAGAAAAAATGTTTGATGCTTTTGGAAGTAGCGATGTAAATAAGTTCATCGAAACTGTTTCTGATGATACTGTTTGGATTTATCATGGAACTCAATACATTCCAAAAAGAATATATGAAAAGAAAACTGGTGCCAGGTTGTTCATAACCAGTATTCTGAACAACACGGAAATGATAAGTTTTGAACCGCAAAAATTCATTGTCGAAGGAAATACCGTTGTTGTTCTGGGACAGGAACATCAGCGAGTAAAAAAATCGGGTAAGGAACTCAAACAGAAATGGGTTCAGGTATATGATGTCGAAAACGATTTAATTATCAGAATGGAAGAATTTGCTTCATCTGAAGCGTTGAACTAAATTCATAGTCAAACATTAAACCTATTATGCAAAGAAAGTCTTTTTTAAAAACACTGGCATTATTACCATTTACAGGAGTAGCTATGAAACTGAACGAACTAAGTAAAATTACGGCACCTTTCGGTAACACAGAAAAAATGCCAGTGTTGTTTCTTGGTCACGGCAGCCCGATGAATGCAATTGAAGAGAATGAATTTGTACAGGGATTCAGAAAAGTTGGTAAAGAAATCCCCAAACCAAATGCAATTATGGTTGTATCTGCTCACTGGGAAACAAACGGCACTTTTGTTACTGCAATGGAAAAACCAAAAACCATTCACGACTTTGGAGGATTCCCGAAAGAACTTTATGAAGTTCAATATCCCGCACCTGGGAATCCTGAACTTGCAGGCGAAGTTAAGAGTATTGTTAAAAATACCGAAGTGGGATTGGATATAAACTGGGGACTCGATCACGGAGCGTGGTCCGTTGTAAAGCATCTTTATCCAAATGCTGATATTCCTGTAATTCAAATGAGTCTGGATTACCGGCAGTCTCCGCAATATCATTTTGAACTTGCAAGAGAGCTAAGTTTACTACGTAAAAAAGGTGTGCTCATTATCGGAAGCGGGAATATGGTTCACAATTTAAGAATGGTTGACTGGAGAAGATTGGATGAAGTTAATTACGGTTACGATTGGGCGCTCGAAGCAAGCGAGAATATGAAAAAATTTATTTTGTCCGGTGATTACATACAATTAATAAATTATCAATCACAAGGAAGAGAATTTAACTTGGCTGTTCCAACTCCTGAACATTATCTGCCATTACTATATACATTAGCTTTGAGAGAAGAAAGCGAAGATGTAACTTTGTTCAATGATAAAGCAGTTGGTGGTTCACTTACTATGACCTCAGTAAAAATAATTTAAGTAAAATGTTAGAAATAACAATTGAAGCGAGAAAGGCTGCCATCGCTCCCGGATTAGAGGTTCGCAGAATTCTTCCGTTCAGACTTAAGCGAATGGTAGGTCCTTTTATTTTTATGGATCATGGTGGTCCGGTTGCAGAAAAGCCTTCTGCAGTAAAATCGCTTGATGTTCTTCCGCATCCGCATATAGGATTATCTACGGTCAGTTATTTATTTAGTGGAATGATTACTCATCGTGACAGTCTTGGAGTAGAACAGATCATACAACCCGGTGAAGTAAACTGGATGACAGCGGGAAAAGGTATTGCACATTCCGAACGTTTTGAAGATCCAAATCTTTGGGCTGCTGGAGGTTTTGAAATGATTCAAACGTGGGTAGCACTTCCTGAAAAAGCTGAAGAGTTTGATCCTGCTTTTACTAACTATAAAAAATCAGAACTTCCTGTTTTTTCAGAAAAGGGAGTTTGGATGCGGTTGATTGCCGGGAGTGCTTTTGGTTTGAAGAACGATGTGAAAATACTTTCGCCTTTGTTTTATTTGCATGTCGTGCTGGATAATCAAGCAGTCTTAGTATTACCAAAAGAGCATGAAGAGCGTGCTGTTTATGTTGTAAAAGGAAGTGTTGAGTTTGGAGGCAGAAAATTCAATGAGGGACAGATGCTTGTATTCAAAAAAAAATCAGAACCAACCGTAAAGGCATTAGAACTTTCGACACTTATGGTGCTGGGCGGTGAGCCTCTGGGTGAACGTTTTATCTGGTGGAATTTTGTTTCATCAAGAAAAGAAAGAATTGAGCAGGCAAAAGCTGATTGGCAGGAAGGCAGAATTATTCTTCCACCTAATGATAACAAGGAATTTATTCCGTTGCCGAATGATCGTACACGACTGGCAGCAAACCCGCCACCTGAACCACTCTCCTAAATAACTGTGGTCATTCATCGCTTCAAGAGGCTTAATGGGATAACAAGACAAATTTAAACTGTTTACTGCTGGATAAACATTTTATTAAGAAAATTATTCGAAAGAATGGATTGATCTAACGGTCAATTAATAATTGTGTTAGCATCTAGATCTGTTGTAAAAACTCTCCCTAAAGTTTACAATCTTGATGAAGACCATCAATTGAACTGCATAATACAACAATTCGCTTAATAATTGACAAGGTTGCAAACTCAACTGCAT
This window encodes:
- a CDS encoding pirin family protein; amino-acid sequence: MLEITIEARKAAIAPGLEVRRILPFRLKRMVGPFIFMDHGGPVAEKPSAVKSLDVLPHPHIGLSTVSYLFSGMITHRDSLGVEQIIQPGEVNWMTAGKGIAHSERFEDPNLWAAGGFEMIQTWVALPEKAEEFDPAFTNYKKSELPVFSEKGVWMRLIAGSAFGLKNDVKILSPLFYLHVVLDNQAVLVLPKEHEERAVYVVKGSVEFGGRKFNEGQMLVFKKKSEPTVKALELSTLMVLGGEPLGERFIWWNFVSSRKERIEQAKADWQEGRIILPPNDNKEFIPLPNDRTRLAANPPPEPLS
- a CDS encoding trimeric intracellular cation channel family protein; the encoded protein is MELLQLIDIAGIAAFSISGVFAAMEKKLDIFGVFIIAFITALGGGTLRDVLIGNVPVSWMYDLSYSIIVLISTLVAILFTNVIHNYHKILLVFDSLGLSFFTILGIQKGINLELHPAICIALGTITACFGGVLRDISLNNIPLIFQKEIYATACIFGGIVYFILLKLGIPEISLEAFCIAAIVTLRLIAVRYNWRLPAIYSKSSIE
- the ygiD gene encoding 4,5-DOPA dioxygenase extradiol, with amino-acid sequence MKLNELSKITAPFGNTEKMPVLFLGHGSPMNAIEENEFVQGFRKVGKEIPKPNAIMVVSAHWETNGTFVTAMEKPKTIHDFGGFPKELYEVQYPAPGNPELAGEVKSIVKNTEVGLDINWGLDHGAWSVVKHLYPNADIPVIQMSLDYRQSPQYHFELARELSLLRKKGVLIIGSGNMVHNLRMVDWRRLDEVNYGYDWALEASENMKKFILSGDYIQLINYQSQGREFNLAVPTPEHYLPLLYTLALREESEDVTLFNDKAVGGSLTMTSVKII
- a CDS encoding phosphoribosylpyrophosphate synthetase, with the translated sequence MINPEPTLSETLKVLKAQGYTEDFNLKADCIDCRSGHLKIFPSDFQVDQYFRFEGQTDPADQAVLYAISSEKHKIKGVLVNAYGVYSDPLTDELLAKLKIN
- a CDS encoding nuclear transport factor 2 family protein yields the protein MFDAFGSSDVNKFIETVSDDTVWIYHGTQYIPKRIYEKKTGARLFITSILNNTEMISFEPQKFIVEGNTVVVLGQEHQRVKKSGKELKQKWVQVYDVENDLIIRMEEFASSEALN